A genomic region of Xylanibacillus composti contains the following coding sequences:
- a CDS encoding DUF1702 family protein produces MQLLRMQWLHRNRAAMVRKIAVLNSSNQPFVQKFQTILSAFLDGYHAVLQNDPNVSEIKQMLDQRYDTYYRGFAYEGLGMGLGARTLFRPSEKASLEANFQAYSPNYLYQYYVGLGWWLSIRYGYRSSGYRRFLRMLDPFHGPIVYDGVGFRAGLLQRLSFARLARHFSRLGHVGERVCYQGWGRSLWFQQQFQLDKVLYELERLPTPQRTDAISGVGLAAAYSCFDDVPWVKGLSELVPREWRAAFGQGLSFGWQARKLQTPHFDEYVSGFVPAVSETVFVSQQAVESVKRQLFVRQANPRYVDWLDKVRQCMAEIL; encoded by the coding sequence ATGCAGCTGCTGCGCATGCAATGGCTGCACAGGAACCGGGCAGCGATGGTCCGGAAGATTGCCGTGTTGAACAGCAGCAATCAGCCCTTTGTGCAGAAGTTCCAGACTATTCTATCGGCATTTTTGGACGGGTATCACGCAGTGCTGCAAAACGATCCGAACGTCTCGGAAATCAAGCAAATGCTCGATCAGCGGTATGACACCTATTATAGAGGATTTGCTTATGAAGGTCTCGGCATGGGACTTGGCGCTCGCACCCTGTTCCGACCCTCGGAGAAGGCGTCATTGGAAGCCAACTTCCAGGCGTATTCCCCGAATTATTTGTATCAGTACTATGTCGGTCTTGGCTGGTGGCTGTCTATCCGCTACGGCTATCGTTCCTCAGGTTACCGGCGTTTCCTGCGCATGCTGGACCCTTTCCACGGCCCGATTGTGTATGACGGGGTCGGCTTTCGCGCGGGGCTGTTGCAACGCTTGAGCTTTGCCCGGCTTGCGCGCCATTTTTCGCGTTTGGGCCATGTGGGCGAGCGCGTCTGCTATCAGGGATGGGGCCGCTCATTATGGTTCCAGCAACAATTCCAATTGGACAAGGTGCTGTATGAGCTTGAGCGGCTGCCGACGCCACAGCGGACCGATGCAATCAGCGGCGTCGGGCTGGCGGCTGCTTACAGCTGCTTTGACGACGTACCTTGGGTGAAGGGGCTGAGCGAGTTGGTGCCTCGGGAATGGCGGGCGGCCTTCGGGCAGGGCCTGTCGTTCGGCTGGCAGGCGCGCAAGCTGCAGACACCGCACTTTGACGAGTATGTGTCCGGATTCGTTCCTGCTGTTTCCGAGACGGTATTCGTTTCGCAGCAGGCCGTAGAGAGTGTGAAGCGGCAGCTGTTCGTTCGGCAGGCAAATCCGCGGTATGTCGATTGGCTGGACAAGGTTCGTCAATGCATGGCAGAGATACTGTAA
- the ymfI gene encoding elongation factor P 5-aminopentanone reductase produces MNQAKWDFTGTTAVVTGGSGGIGSSIVRALAQAGAKVMFTYSSDQQAAQALAEQCNVTDKRVEAIQANFTSEADLDRLLRQLADVPVDCLVNNAGMLRDGPLYKMPDADWRDVLQVNLHAMFAVTKKLIPILAPRAGSIVNISSVSGISGAAGQVNYSTAKAGVHGFTRALAREVGPLGVRVNAIAPGFVDTDMLLMIKPQKKRELHRDIPLRRLGKPQDIAETALFLLSESASYMTGAIVVVDGGLY; encoded by the coding sequence ATGAATCAAGCAAAATGGGATTTTACTGGCACAACAGCGGTAGTCACCGGAGGATCGGGAGGGATTGGTTCATCAATCGTACGCGCCTTGGCGCAGGCAGGGGCGAAGGTCATGTTTACGTACTCCAGCGATCAGCAAGCTGCGCAAGCATTGGCAGAGCAGTGCAATGTGACAGACAAGCGGGTGGAGGCCATCCAGGCCAATTTCACATCGGAGGCGGATCTGGACAGACTTCTCCGGCAATTGGCGGATGTTCCTGTTGATTGCTTGGTGAACAATGCGGGCATGCTGCGGGACGGTCCCTTGTACAAGATGCCGGACGCTGATTGGCGGGATGTGCTGCAGGTGAATCTGCACGCCATGTTTGCGGTTACGAAGAAGCTGATCCCTATCCTTGCGCCGAGGGCTGGGTCGATCGTCAACATTTCATCTGTGTCGGGAATTAGCGGCGCTGCCGGTCAAGTGAACTATTCGACGGCGAAGGCCGGGGTTCACGGGTTTACTCGCGCATTGGCGAGAGAGGTTGGACCGCTGGGCGTTCGGGTGAATGCCATCGCGCCCGGATTCGTGGATACGGATATGCTGCTGATGATCAAGCCGCAGAAGAAGCGGGAGCTGCATCGGGACATTCCGTTAAGGCGTCTCGGCAAGCCGCAGGATATCGCCGAGACAGCTTTATTTCTGCTCTCGGAAAGCGCCTCCTATATGACGGGAGCCATTGTCGTAGTGGATGGCGGATTGTATTGA
- a CDS encoding beta-ketoacyl synthase N-terminal-like domain-containing protein: MYEMWVEGYGAVTPLGSGAALLLKREELAASPAGLPQLDPSDPHMKPVRKWSSSAQYAYLAVREAISGGKASQPEQAACVVGTNYSNLEAIVSLDRDARQYGVNHANPGIFPETVLNAIGGHLAEKFELRGVNVTLSDGDATGWKLMRYAIDLLQDGRAGEVMVCMVNRFPPEPFRNGGLPCSFRRESVSALRLSCRGSSQGIRLRVDEQAAVNAGHDRQEAIPPWSLPLALVHAALLVDQGVRPYVELVMREQEMLVFGLDKPAMREGADA, from the coding sequence ATGTACGAGATGTGGGTGGAAGGCTACGGAGCGGTTACCCCGCTCGGCAGCGGCGCAGCTCTGCTCCTAAAGCGGGAGGAACTGGCTGCTTCTCCAGCAGGTTTGCCGCAGCTGGACCCGTCTGATCCGCACATGAAGCCTGTCCGGAAATGGTCCTCATCGGCGCAATACGCCTATTTGGCCGTACGGGAAGCGATCAGCGGGGGCAAGGCAAGTCAGCCGGAACAGGCAGCCTGTGTAGTTGGCACCAATTATTCCAATCTGGAAGCGATCGTATCCCTTGATCGCGACGCCCGGCAGTACGGGGTCAACCATGCCAACCCGGGCATCTTCCCGGAGACCGTGCTGAATGCAATCGGCGGGCATCTGGCCGAGAAATTCGAGCTGCGCGGGGTGAATGTGACATTATCAGACGGGGATGCGACCGGCTGGAAACTGATGCGTTATGCGATTGATTTGCTGCAAGACGGACGGGCGGGCGAAGTCATGGTGTGCATGGTCAACCGCTTCCCGCCCGAACCCTTCCGCAACGGCGGCTTGCCCTGTTCCTTTCGGCGCGAATCGGTCAGCGCCCTGCGGTTGTCCTGCAGGGGAAGCTCACAAGGAATTCGACTGAGGGTGGACGAGCAGGCGGCGGTGAACGCCGGGCATGACAGACAGGAGGCGATCCCTCCCTGGAGTCTGCCGCTTGCACTTGTGCATGCAGCCCTTCTGGTTGACCAAGGCGTGCGGCCTTATGTTGAGCTTGTCATGCGCGAACAAGAGATGTTGGTTTTTGGTTTGGACAAGCCGGCAATGCGGGAAGGAGCAGACGCATGA
- a CDS encoding beta-ketoacyl synthase N-terminal-like domain-containing protein, with product MNEAWVTGSSMLTSAGIGNDAVWEAVMAEKPVIGERRQAMGDGSEDVRFPCYVIGSVDLAKWLEPQQCEKLKHWGVYEDYDFSYILVSILLALHDAELSLDAASRVSLVVGHENLGVVRLVDRLVHKRETIVQAEKGFRHSFAELQHYFYHLQTFPYLFYLSNLFGINGLTYAVNNACASGLYATELGRQLLASGSTDVVIVACSDYAHASEYLWLEDKGAMSGGAPLAPFDLNRQGSVLGDGAGALVLETREHAERRGAKASCFYAGGSFAQERWQMTLPDVSSHLYASVIADAVQRFAPDGVDLHVPHGTGSPLWDLYEAREIQRAYRSSTQALPPVTAFKGYMGHTLGASGMLESVLLIEAMKRGVIPRTLQHHTPDPKLSLPIVTETSEKRIRTAVKSVPAYGGFHAACIWKSTGKREEP from the coding sequence ATGAATGAGGCGTGGGTGACCGGCTCCTCGATGCTGACCTCGGCGGGGATCGGCAATGACGCAGTGTGGGAAGCGGTGATGGCCGAAAAACCGGTAATCGGGGAACGGCGGCAGGCGATGGGGGACGGTTCTGAAGACGTGCGGTTTCCGTGCTATGTCATTGGTTCGGTTGATTTGGCCAAGTGGCTGGAGCCGCAGCAATGTGAAAAACTGAAGCACTGGGGGGTGTACGAGGACTATGATTTCAGTTATATACTCGTTTCCATACTTTTGGCCTTACATGATGCTGAGTTATCGCTGGATGCCGCATCCCGAGTATCCCTTGTGGTGGGACATGAGAACCTGGGAGTAGTGCGGCTCGTCGACAGGCTTGTGCACAAGCGGGAGACGATTGTTCAGGCTGAAAAAGGATTCCGTCATTCCTTTGCCGAGCTGCAGCATTATTTTTACCATCTGCAGACCTTCCCTTACCTCTTCTATTTGTCCAATCTATTCGGCATCAACGGCCTCACCTATGCGGTTAACAACGCATGCGCCTCCGGCCTGTACGCCACGGAGCTTGGCAGGCAGCTGCTCGCCAGCGGCAGCACGGACGTCGTGATCGTCGCCTGTTCGGATTATGCGCACGCCTCCGAGTATTTGTGGCTGGAGGACAAGGGGGCGATGTCCGGCGGCGCGCCGCTTGCGCCGTTCGATCTGAACCGGCAAGGCTCGGTATTGGGCGATGGAGCGGGAGCGCTCGTGCTGGAAACACGCGAGCACGCCGAGCGGAGAGGAGCTAAGGCTTCTTGCTTTTATGCGGGGGGCAGCTTCGCTCAGGAGCGCTGGCAGATGACACTGCCGGATGTCAGCAGCCATCTGTACGCTTCGGTTATTGCGGATGCGGTTCAGCGCTTTGCGCCAGACGGCGTTGATCTGCATGTGCCGCATGGCACCGGCAGTCCGCTGTGGGACCTGTATGAGGCGAGAGAAATTCAACGCGCCTATCGGAGCAGCACGCAGGCGCTTCCGCCTGTCACCGCGTTCAAAGGTTATATGGGCCACACCTTGGGGGCAAGCGGGATGCTCGAATCTGTGCTGCTGATAGAAGCGATGAAGCGCGGCGTCATTCCCCGCACGCTGCAGCATCACACGCCTGATCCGAAGCTGTCGCTGCCAATTGTGACGGAAACATCCGAAAAGCGCATTCGCACAGCAGTGAAGTCCGTACCGGCTTACGGTGGATTCCATGCAGCGTGCATTTGGAAATCGACGGGGAAAAGGGAGGAACCATGA
- a CDS encoding acyl carrier protein, whose translation MLDMELVKKRVIEITIEVTGEGEFPEPAEVDARLEEPLDEWGVDSLSALELAVHLERQFGTRLEEDELTGVRSLADIVKLVEEKGKV comes from the coding sequence ATGCTCGATATGGAGCTGGTGAAGAAGCGCGTGATAGAAATTACGATTGAGGTAACCGGGGAAGGAGAGTTTCCGGAACCGGCGGAGGTGGATGCCCGTCTGGAAGAGCCGCTGGACGAATGGGGAGTAGACTCCTTAAGCGCGCTGGAGCTCGCGGTGCATCTGGAGCGTCAGTTCGGCACTCGGCTGGAAGAGGATGAACTGACCGGGGTCCGGAGCTTGGCGGATATCGTCAAGCTGGTTGAAGAGAAAGGAAAGGTATAA